A section of the Paenibacillus aurantius genome encodes:
- a CDS encoding Gfo/Idh/MocA family protein, which translates to MEQVRLGVIGLGWRSGVTKYWHQPDGRSLVVAGCDLSADNREKYRQRINPDLWVTSDYRELLARPDVDAVIVLTPDYCHEEHTIAALQAGKHVYSEKPLAITTAGCDRILEAWQASGKHFMIGFNMRYMSMYRTMKEIIDAGEIGEVKAVWVRHFVGLGGDYYYHSWHGSSRNTTSLLLQKGSHDLDIIHWLAGSYTRKVSAFGSLDYFGGDKPDDLTCSACPDNTTCPEARFGVLQRCAFRKEIDVEDNSMVMMEMDNGVKASYLQCHFTPDYQRNYTVIGTKGRLENSEPEGKVYVHTRQSASWRSLSDQTYAIKQEEGSHNGADPRICKEFIDLVLYGKEPVASPLDGRMSVAVGCAAAESMRTGGRLLTIEPYRRPAEASCATNAVMP; encoded by the coding sequence ATGGAGCAAGTCAGGCTGGGGGTTATTGGTTTGGGATGGAGGTCGGGTGTGACGAAGTATTGGCACCAGCCCGATGGAAGATCGCTTGTCGTGGCGGGCTGCGATCTGTCAGCCGATAACCGGGAGAAGTACCGTCAGCGGATTAACCCGGATCTGTGGGTGACCTCGGACTACCGGGAGCTGCTGGCGCGCCCGGATGTGGATGCCGTCATCGTGCTGACCCCGGATTATTGCCATGAGGAGCATACGATCGCGGCGCTTCAGGCGGGAAAGCATGTTTACAGCGAGAAGCCGCTTGCGATCACAACGGCAGGCTGCGACCGGATTCTGGAAGCTTGGCAGGCGTCCGGCAAGCACTTCATGATCGGCTTTAACATGAGGTACATGAGCATGTACCGGACCATGAAGGAAATTATCGACGCCGGTGAGATCGGAGAGGTGAAGGCGGTCTGGGTCCGGCACTTTGTAGGGCTTGGAGGCGATTATTATTATCACAGCTGGCACGGCAGCTCCCGGAATACGACTTCGCTGCTTCTGCAGAAGGGCTCCCATGATCTGGACATCATCCACTGGCTGGCCGGCTCGTACACGCGCAAAGTTTCCGCTTTCGGTTCCTTGGATTATTTCGGCGGCGATAAGCCGGATGATCTTACCTGCTCCGCCTGTCCGGACAACACGACCTGCCCGGAAGCGCGCTTCGGGGTCCTGCAGCGCTGTGCCTTCCGCAAGGAGATCGATGTGGAGGACAACAGCATGGTGATGATGGAGATGGATAATGGAGTGAAGGCTTCTTATCTTCAATGCCATTTCACGCCGGATTACCAGCGGAACTATACCGTTATCGGGACGAAAGGGCGGTTGGAGAATTCGGAGCCGGAAGGAAAGGTTTACGTACATACACGCCAATCCGCTTCCTGGAGAAGCCTCTCCGATCAGACTTATGCGATCAAGCAGGAGGAAGGGTCGCATAACGGGGCCGATCCCCGGATCTGTAAGGAATTTATCGACTTGGTTCTATACGGCAAGGAGCCGGTAGCCTCTCCGCTGGACGGACGCATGAGTGTGGCGGTAGGCTGCGCGGCCGCCGAATCGATGAGAACGGGGGGGCGGCTCTTGACCATTGAGCCTTACCGCCGGCCGGCAGAAGCCTCCTGCGCGACGAATGCCGTAATGCCTTAA